The following are from one region of the Poecilia reticulata strain Guanapo linkage group LG7, Guppy_female_1.0+MT, whole genome shotgun sequence genome:
- the cd63 gene encoding CD63 antigen yields NYKTGSQELRETVDKFQESLKCCGDQNSTDWQYYGVDGKTVPVSCCIEVXPGCGNGTMTNSTIVYQQGCRDVMVKMLKKDAQWLIIAAISVAVLQLLGIMFACLLMRGIRGGYEVM; encoded by the exons AACTACAAGACGGGCTCACAAGAACTCAGAGAAACTGTGGATAAATTCCAGGAGAGT TTGAAGTGCTGTGGCGATCAGAACTCCACTGATTGGCAGTACTACGGTGTCGATGGAAAAACGGTGCCTGTCTCGTGCTGCATAGAGGTCARACCAGGCTGCGGAAACGGAACCATGACAAATAGCACCATTGTGTACCAGcag ggTTGCCGTGACGTCATGGTGAAGATGCTAAAGAAAGACGCTCAGTGGTTGATAATTGCAGCTATCAGTGTTGCTGTCCTCCAG CTTCTGGGCATCATGTTTGCTTGCTTGTTGATGAGAGGCATCCGCGGCGGCTATGAAGTCATGTGA